The following are encoded in a window of Streptomyces sp. SAT1 genomic DNA:
- a CDS encoding IS110 family transposase, translating into MFDTEDVGVFLGLDVGKTAHHGHGLTLAGKKVFDKQLPNSEPKLRAVFDKLTTKFGTVLVIVDQPASIGALPLTVARDAGCKVAYLPGLAMRRIADLYPGEAKTDAKDAAVIADAARTMPHTLRSLELTDEITAELTVLAGFDQDLAAEATRTSNRIRGLLTQFHPSLERVVGPRLDHPALTWLLERYGSPAALRKAGRRRLVEVVRPKAPRMAVRLIDDIFDALDEQTVVVPGTGTLDTVIPSLARSLAAVHEQRRALEAQIRALLEDHPLSKVLTSMPGVAVRTAAVLLVTVGDGTSFPTAAHLASYAGLAPATKSSGTSIHGEHAPRGGNRQLKRAMFLSAFAALHDPTSRTYYDKCRTRGKTHTQALLRLARHRISVLFAMLRDGTFYEPRVPETAAA; encoded by the coding sequence ATGTTCGACACCGAAGACGTGGGCGTGTTCCTCGGCCTGGACGTCGGCAAAACCGCTCATCACGGCCACGGGCTCACCCTGGCCGGGAAGAAGGTCTTCGACAAGCAGCTGCCCAACAGCGAGCCGAAGCTGCGGGCGGTCTTCGACAAGCTGACCACGAAGTTCGGCACCGTCCTGGTGATCGTGGACCAGCCCGCCTCCATCGGCGCCCTCCCGCTGACCGTGGCCAGGGATGCGGGCTGCAAGGTCGCCTACCTGCCCGGCCTGGCGATGCGGCGGATCGCCGACCTGTATCCGGGTGAGGCGAAGACCGACGCGAAGGACGCCGCGGTGATCGCTGACGCGGCCCGCACCATGCCGCATACGCTGCGCTCGCTGGAACTGACCGACGAGATCACCGCCGAGCTGACCGTGCTGGCGGGCTTCGACCAGGACCTCGCGGCCGAGGCCACCCGCACCTCCAACCGGATACGCGGCCTGCTCACCCAGTTCCACCCCTCGCTGGAGCGCGTCGTCGGACCACGCCTGGACCACCCCGCCTTGACCTGGCTGCTGGAACGCTACGGCTCCCCGGCCGCGCTGCGGAAAGCCGGCCGCCGCAGACTCGTCGAGGTGGTCAGACCCAAGGCTCCACGCATGGCCGTCCGGCTGATCGACGACATCTTCGACGCGCTCGACGAACAGACCGTCGTCGTCCCCGGCACCGGCACCCTCGACACTGTGATCCCTTCTCTGGCCCGCTCGCTCGCCGCCGTCCACGAACAGCGCCGGGCGTTGGAAGCCCAGATCAGAGCCCTGCTGGAGGATCACCCTCTTTCCAAGGTCCTGACCTCGATGCCGGGAGTCGCGGTCAGGACCGCCGCAGTTCTGCTGGTGACCGTCGGCGACGGCACCAGTTTCCCCACCGCCGCCCACCTGGCCTCCTACGCCGGCCTGGCTCCGGCAACGAAGTCCTCGGGGACCTCGATCCACGGCGAACACGCGCCACGAGGCGGAAACCGGCAGCTCAAACGTGCGATGTTCCTCTCCGCGTTCGCAGCCCTGCACGACCCCACCTCCCGCACCTACTACGACAAATGCCGGACCCGCGGGAAGACCCATACCCAGGCCCTCCTCCGCCTCGCCCGCCACCGCATCAGCGTCCTGTTCGCGATGCTCCGTGACGGCACTTTCTACGAACCACGCGTCCCGGAAACAGCCGCCGCATGA
- a CDS encoding SUKH-3 domain-containing protein, protein MAEETHGTGDGSPSRAVSEWLMANGWFPARDIGAEAEELVRIRAEDARRQGVTLSPLPSASRIVHVYGGLTLPWPGAGRAALIVKPTVGYDGDAAAIIELAAALGTRLFPVGYERSEYGIVLVDEHGRFFMLHHTGGYYMGKDEFDAFSRLLRSEAYPDAEDSFDETR, encoded by the coding sequence GTGGCTGAGGAAACTCATGGCACTGGAGACGGCAGCCCGTCCCGGGCCGTGTCCGAATGGCTTATGGCGAACGGCTGGTTCCCCGCACGTGACATCGGTGCGGAAGCCGAGGAACTGGTCCGGATCCGGGCAGAGGATGCCCGGCGACAGGGCGTCACGCTGTCGCCCCTGCCATCCGCGTCGCGGATCGTCCACGTGTACGGCGGTCTCACACTGCCGTGGCCGGGAGCAGGGAGAGCGGCCCTGATCGTGAAGCCGACTGTTGGCTACGACGGAGATGCGGCAGCGATCATCGAGTTGGCGGCTGCGCTGGGGACCCGACTGTTCCCCGTGGGATACGAACGGTCTGAGTACGGCATCGTTCTGGTGGACGAGCATGGTCGATTCTTCATGCTGCACCACACCGGGGGGTACTACATGGGAAAGGACGAGTTCGACGCCTTTTCCCGCCTCCTGAGGTCGGAGGCGTATCCCGACGCGGAGGACTCCTTCGATGAGACCCGCTAA
- a CDS encoding GNAT family N-acetyltransferase, whose product MKTEVAGTATAWSLRPAVVADIEPIAELRAEVMRADLERLGRYDEHRVRQRLRDSFSSRYTSVIEAGGELAGCVTFRPADGRRWLEHFYLAPHHQSRGLGSAVLRTLLRRADAQGETVALNVLQGSPARRLYERHGFALEAEDPVDVFLARPPGADASSYARNEANRLGLLPRKSG is encoded by the coding sequence ATGAAAACCGAGGTGGCGGGGACCGCGACGGCCTGGAGTCTGCGTCCCGCCGTGGTGGCAGACATCGAGCCGATCGCCGAGCTGCGGGCCGAGGTCATGCGCGCCGATCTGGAACGCCTCGGACGCTACGACGAACACCGGGTGCGGCAGCGGCTGCGTGATTCCTTCTCCTCGCGGTACACCTCGGTCATCGAGGCCGGCGGCGAACTCGCGGGCTGCGTGACCTTCCGTCCGGCCGACGGCAGGCGATGGCTGGAGCACTTCTACCTCGCCCCGCACCACCAAAGCCGGGGCCTCGGCTCCGCCGTTCTCCGCACACTGCTCCGGCGAGCCGACGCCCAGGGCGAGACCGTCGCCCTGAACGTCCTCCAGGGCAGCCCCGCCCGCCGCCTCTACGAACGCCACGGCTTCGCCCTGGAAGCAGAAGACCCGGTCGACGTCTTCCTGGCCCGTCCACCAGGTGCGGACGCCTCGTCGTACGCGCGGAACGAGGCGAACCGGCTGGGCCTGCTTCCTCGAAAAAGTGGCTGA
- a CDS encoding pentapeptide repeat-containing protein, whose amino-acid sequence MISPSRCSTTFIDAKLIGTRLVGADLYHLYALAADFSRADLTGSSLVQVELDDAVRREAVLDGADLAKASLRDVDAMRASCRGTQFMGSALPAVDFRSADLSGAVLVRVVASAG is encoded by the coding sequence GTGATTTCTCCGAGTCGATGTTCAACGACGTTCATCGACGCGAAGCTGATCGGTACGAGGCTCGTCGGGGCCGATCTGTACCACTTGTACGCTCTGGCAGCGGACTTCAGCAGAGCCGATCTGACGGGCTCCTCACTCGTGCAGGTCGAACTCGACGATGCCGTCAGGAGGGAAGCGGTTCTCGACGGGGCGGATCTGGCGAAGGCTTCGCTGCGTGACGTGGATGCCATGAGAGCCAGCTGCCGTGGCACTCAGTTCATGGGGTCCGCCCTGCCGGCCGTGGACTTCCGGTCCGCGGACCTCAGCGGCGCGGTCCTCGTCCGGGTCGTCGCCTCCGCCGGGTAG
- a CDS encoding DUF6507 family protein yields the protein MSGWDLKPQGISGVLRTTGESASHLETYGKAFGEHLTSAATYAGTISADSGGGGKDGKGQGGLVALALSQWAEHASRDLQFVAARAGKSLQGVVDATTAYLNGDEEMAARAQRAALKAPKLDAPGVGAG from the coding sequence GTGTCGGGCTGGGATCTGAAGCCGCAGGGTATTTCGGGTGTGTTGAGGACGACGGGTGAGTCGGCGTCGCATCTGGAGACGTACGGGAAGGCGTTCGGGGAGCATTTGACGTCGGCGGCGACGTATGCGGGGACGATCTCTGCGGACTCCGGTGGTGGGGGTAAGGACGGTAAGGGGCAGGGGGGTCTGGTGGCGTTGGCTCTGTCGCAGTGGGCGGAGCATGCGTCGAGGGATCTGCAGTTCGTGGCGGCGCGGGCGGGTAAGTCGTTGCAGGGTGTGGTGGATGCGACGACGGCGTATCTGAATGGTGATGAGGAGATGGCGGCGCGTGCGCAGCGTGCTGCGTTGAAGGCGCCGAAGCTGGATGCTCCCGGGGTGGGTGCGGGGTGA
- a CDS encoding pore-forming ESAT-6 family protein, with amino-acid sequence MAGSGSGSDRRSYDTGASSDVQGSLQAVVARLEEVIGQRDRQVKAAMADFTADGVADEYHGKEQRWNRASQEVRNIIGLVKSTLEKNDATAQSTLAKAKSAVDNIG; translated from the coding sequence ATGGCGGGTTCGGGTTCGGGTTCGGATCGTCGTTCGTATGACACGGGTGCGTCGTCGGATGTGCAGGGGAGTCTTCAGGCGGTGGTGGCGCGGTTGGAGGAGGTGATCGGGCAGCGTGATCGTCAGGTGAAGGCGGCGATGGCTGATTTCACGGCTGATGGTGTGGCGGATGAGTATCACGGCAAGGAGCAGCGGTGGAATCGTGCGTCGCAGGAGGTGCGGAACATCATCGGGCTGGTGAAGTCGACGTTGGAGAAGAATGACGCGACGGCGCAGTCGACGTTGGCGAAGGCGAAGTCGGCGGTGGACAACATCGGCTGA
- a CDS encoding LacI family DNA-binding transcriptional regulator: MASIKDVAAEAGVSVATVSRVLNEHPSVSAEARARVRAAVEALGYRPNAVARSLRTDQTRTLGLVISDVLNPYFTELARSVEEEARALGYSVIIGNADERPDLQDHHVRTLLDRRIDGLLVSPTDGGSPLMLQAARAGTPMVFVDRWIKGVDVPVVRADGQQAVRDLVAHLCGLGHRRLAIIAGPAATTTGSERVRAFRDALAAYGLDLPDAYTGQGDFQAESGRRVTEGFLDLPEPPEVIFAADNLMALGALDAIRARGLRVPDDIALAAFDDIPWFVHTDPPITAIAQPTGALGRAAVRALVDRVEGRGPESVTLPARLVVRRSCGESPSSPSPGSPSSPGLPGFPAEPSAAVTVVPGVREPAAGAGALPEDESFATNRSMP, translated from the coding sequence ATGGCGAGCATCAAGGACGTCGCTGCCGAAGCGGGTGTCTCCGTGGCCACGGTCTCGCGCGTCCTGAACGAGCACCCGTCGGTCAGCGCCGAGGCGCGGGCCCGTGTGCGGGCCGCCGTCGAGGCGCTGGGCTACCGGCCGAACGCCGTCGCCCGGTCGCTGCGCACGGACCAGACCCGCACGCTCGGGCTGGTCATCAGCGACGTGCTCAACCCCTACTTCACCGAGCTGGCCCGCTCCGTCGAGGAGGAGGCCCGCGCACTCGGCTACAGCGTGATCATCGGGAACGCCGACGAGCGGCCCGACCTCCAGGACCACCACGTACGGACGCTGCTGGACCGCAGGATCGACGGGCTGCTGGTCTCCCCCACCGACGGCGGTTCGCCGCTGATGCTCCAGGCCGCGCGGGCGGGCACGCCCATGGTGTTCGTGGACCGGTGGATCAAGGGCGTGGACGTGCCGGTGGTCCGGGCGGACGGGCAGCAGGCGGTGCGTGATCTCGTCGCGCACCTGTGCGGGCTCGGCCACCGGCGGCTCGCGATCATCGCGGGCCCGGCGGCCACCACCACCGGCAGCGAGCGCGTGCGGGCCTTCCGGGACGCGCTGGCCGCGTACGGGCTCGACCTGCCCGACGCCTACACGGGGCAGGGCGACTTCCAGGCGGAGAGCGGGCGGCGGGTCACCGAGGGCTTCCTCGACCTGCCCGAACCGCCCGAGGTGATCTTCGCCGCCGACAATCTGATGGCGCTCGGCGCGCTGGACGCGATCCGCGCCCGCGGGCTGCGGGTGCCGGACGACATCGCGCTGGCCGCGTTCGACGACATCCCGTGGTTCGTGCACACCGATCCGCCGATCACCGCCATCGCCCAGCCCACCGGCGCGCTGGGGCGGGCCGCCGTACGGGCGCTGGTGGACCGGGTCGAGGGGCGCGGTCCGGAGTCGGTGACCCTGCCCGCCCGGCTCGTGGTGCGCCGCTCGTGCGGCGAGTCCCCCTCCTCCCCCTCCCCCGGCTCCCCCTCCTCCCCCGGCTTGCCCGGCTTCCCCGCCGAGCCGTCCGCTGCCGTGACCGTCGTCCCCGGCGTACGGGAGCCCGCCGCCGGTGCCGGAGCCCTACCGGAGGACGAGTCCTTCGCAACGAACAGGAGCATGCCGTGA
- a CDS encoding sugar ABC transporter ATP-binding protein, protein MSDPDELLRIEGIRKTFPGVVALDSVDFDLRRGEVHVLLGENGAGKSTLIKMLSGAYTPDAGRILAGGEEVRIHGAQDSERLGIATIYQEFNLVPDLTVAENIFLGRQPRRFGIIDRKRMETEAAALLDRVGVKVSPRARVRDLGIARLQMVEIAKALSLDARVLIMDEPTAVLTSEEVEKLFAIVRALRADGVGIVFITHHLEEIAALGDRVTVIRDGRSVGQVPASTPEDELVRLMVGRSIEQQYPRERAERGEPLLTVDGLTRDGVFHDVGFEVHAGEVVGIAGLVGAGRTEVVRAVFGADPYDKGDVRVAGVRLRRHDVNAAMAAGIGLVPEDRKGQGLVLDASVAENLGLVTLRSTSRGGLVDLKGQHRAAERIAGQLGVRMAGLGQHVRTLSGGNQQKVVIGKWLLADTKVLILDEPTRGIDVGAKVEIYQLINELTAAGAAVLMISSDLPEVLGMSDRVLVMAQGRIAGELPADRATQDAVMALAVGSPSSSAPAGPSNPATPVNGTTEVEAPRGH, encoded by the coding sequence GTGAGCGACCCGGACGAGTTGCTGCGCATCGAGGGCATCCGGAAGACCTTCCCGGGCGTGGTGGCGCTGGACAGCGTCGACTTCGACCTGCGCCGCGGCGAGGTGCACGTGCTGCTCGGTGAGAACGGCGCGGGCAAGAGCACGCTGATCAAGATGCTCTCCGGCGCCTACACCCCCGACGCGGGGCGGATCCTGGCCGGCGGCGAGGAGGTGCGCATCCACGGTGCGCAGGACTCCGAGCGGCTCGGGATCGCCACCATCTACCAGGAGTTCAACCTGGTCCCCGACCTGACGGTCGCGGAGAACATCTTCCTGGGCCGCCAGCCGCGCCGCTTCGGGATCATCGACCGCAAGCGGATGGAGACGGAGGCCGCCGCCCTGCTCGACCGGGTGGGCGTCAAGGTGTCGCCCCGCGCGCGGGTGCGGGACCTGGGCATCGCCCGGCTCCAGATGGTCGAGATCGCCAAGGCGCTGAGCCTGGACGCGCGCGTGCTCATCATGGACGAGCCGACCGCCGTGCTGACCTCCGAGGAGGTCGAGAAGCTGTTCGCGATCGTGCGGGCGCTGCGCGCGGACGGCGTGGGCATCGTGTTCATCACGCACCACCTGGAGGAGATCGCCGCCCTGGGCGACCGGGTCACGGTCATCCGGGACGGGCGCAGCGTGGGCCAGGTGCCCGCCTCGACGCCCGAGGACGAACTGGTCCGGCTCATGGTGGGCCGCTCCATCGAGCAGCAGTACCCGCGGGAGCGGGCCGAGCGCGGCGAGCCGCTGCTCACCGTGGACGGCCTCACCCGTGACGGCGTCTTCCACGACGTGGGCTTCGAGGTGCACGCCGGTGAGGTGGTCGGCATCGCGGGGCTGGTCGGCGCGGGCCGTACGGAGGTCGTGCGGGCCGTGTTCGGCGCGGACCCGTACGACAAGGGGGACGTCCGGGTCGCGGGCGTGCGGCTGCGGCGGCACGACGTGAACGCGGCGATGGCCGCCGGGATCGGGCTGGTGCCCGAGGACCGCAAGGGCCAGGGCCTGGTCCTGGACGCCTCCGTGGCGGAGAACCTCGGTCTGGTGACCCTGCGCTCGACCTCGCGCGGCGGGCTCGTCGACCTCAAGGGGCAGCACCGGGCGGCCGAGCGGATCGCCGGGCAGCTCGGTGTGCGGATGGCCGGGCTCGGCCAGCATGTGCGGACGCTGTCCGGCGGCAACCAGCAGAAGGTCGTCATCGGCAAGTGGCTGCTCGCGGACACCAAGGTCCTCATCCTCGACGAGCCGACCCGGGGCATCGACGTCGGCGCCAAGGTCGAGATCTACCAGCTCATCAACGAACTGACCGCGGCCGGTGCCGCCGTCCTGATGATCTCCAGCGATCTGCCCGAGGTGCTCGGCATGAGCGACCGGGTGCTGGTGATGGCCCAGGGCCGGATCGCCGGGGAGCTCCCGGCCGACCGGGCCACGCAGGACGCCGTGATGGCGCTCGCCGTCGGTTCGCCCTCCTCGTCCGCCCCCGCGGGCCCCTCGAACCCCGCGACCCCTGTGAACGGAACGACCGAAGTGGAGGCCCCCCGTGGCCACTGA
- a CDS encoding ABC transporter permease/substrate-binding protein — MATDTLKSKAGAGGASGLRRLLLDNGALTALIVLVIALSALSGDFLTTDNLLNIGVQAAVTAILAFGVTFVIVAAGIDLSVGSVAALSATVLAWSATSHGVPVALAVVLAVATGIAAGLVNGFLISYGKLPPFIATLAMLSVARGLSLVISQGSPIALPDSVSHLGDTLGGWLPVPVLVMVVMGLITAFVLGRTYIGRSMYAIGGNEEAARLSGLRVKRQKLAIYALSGLFAAAAGIVLAARLSSAQPQAANGYELDAIAAVVIGGASLAGGTGKASGTLIGALILAVLRNGLNLLSVSAFWQQVVIGVVIALAVLLDTVRRKAGATPQAAGTGSGGGKGRQAATYGLAAVVTVALVAATSLLHTGSASTTPKLGLSLSTLNNPFFVQIKSGAQAEAKKLGLDLTVTDAQNDASQQANQLQNFTSSSLGAIIVNPVDSDAASNSVKAAGKADIPVIAVDRGVNNAKTAALVASDNVAGGELAARSIAGKLGGHGKIVILQGQAGTSAARERAAGFAQGLKAYPGIQVLAQQPADFDRTKGLDVMSNLLQAHPDVQGVIAANDEMALGAVKALGSKAGTSVQVVGFDGTPDGLTAVKNGTLYASVAQQPSQLGRIAVDNALKAVQGKQVAPTVKVPVKVVTKENVAGFSG; from the coding sequence GTGGCCACTGACACGCTCAAGAGCAAGGCGGGCGCGGGTGGCGCCTCCGGCCTGCGCCGGCTGCTCCTCGACAACGGCGCGCTGACCGCGCTGATCGTCCTCGTCATCGCGCTGTCCGCGCTCTCCGGCGACTTCCTGACGACGGACAACCTGCTCAACATCGGCGTCCAGGCGGCGGTCACCGCCATCCTGGCCTTCGGTGTCACCTTCGTCATCGTCGCGGCGGGCATCGACCTGTCGGTGGGTTCGGTGGCGGCGCTCTCGGCGACCGTGCTGGCCTGGAGCGCCACCTCGCACGGGGTGCCGGTCGCCCTCGCGGTGGTCCTCGCCGTCGCCACGGGCATCGCGGCGGGCCTGGTCAACGGCTTCCTGATCTCCTACGGCAAGCTGCCGCCGTTCATCGCGACGCTGGCCATGCTGTCGGTGGCGCGCGGTCTGTCACTGGTCATCTCGCAGGGCTCCCCGATCGCCCTGCCGGACTCGGTCTCGCACCTGGGCGACACGCTCGGCGGCTGGCTGCCGGTGCCGGTGCTGGTCATGGTCGTGATGGGGCTGATCACGGCGTTCGTGCTGGGACGTACGTACATCGGGCGTTCGATGTACGCGATCGGCGGCAACGAGGAGGCGGCCCGGCTCTCGGGGCTGCGCGTGAAGCGGCAGAAGCTCGCGATCTACGCCCTGTCCGGGCTGTTCGCCGCCGCCGCGGGCATCGTGCTCGCCGCCCGGCTGTCCTCCGCGCAGCCGCAGGCCGCCAACGGCTACGAGCTGGACGCGATCGCCGCGGTCGTCATCGGCGGCGCCTCGCTGGCGGGCGGCACCGGCAAGGCGTCCGGCACGCTGATCGGCGCGCTGATCCTCGCGGTGCTCAGGAACGGCCTCAACCTGCTGTCGGTGTCCGCGTTCTGGCAGCAGGTCGTCATCGGTGTGGTGATCGCGCTGGCGGTGCTGCTGGACACGGTGCGCCGCAAGGCGGGGGCGACCCCGCAGGCCGCGGGCACGGGCAGCGGCGGCGGCAAGGGCAGGCAGGCGGCGACGTACGGGCTGGCGGCCGTGGTGACGGTGGCGCTGGTGGCGGCGACCTCGCTGCTGCACACCGGGTCCGCCTCGACCACGCCGAAGCTGGGTCTTTCGCTGTCCACGCTGAACAACCCGTTCTTCGTGCAGATCAAGTCGGGCGCCCAGGCCGAGGCGAAGAAGCTGGGCCTGGACCTGACGGTCACCGACGCGCAGAACGACGCCTCGCAGCAGGCCAACCAGCTCCAGAACTTCACCAGTTCCAGCCTGGGCGCGATCATCGTCAACCCGGTCGACTCGGACGCGGCCAGCAACTCCGTGAAGGCCGCGGGCAAGGCGGACATCCCGGTGATCGCCGTGGACCGCGGCGTCAACAACGCGAAGACGGCCGCGCTGGTCGCCTCCGACAACGTGGCCGGCGGCGAACTGGCCGCCAGGAGCATCGCCGGGAAGCTGGGCGGCCACGGGAAGATCGTGATCCTCCAGGGGCAGGCGGGCACCTCCGCCGCCCGTGAGCGCGCCGCCGGTTTCGCCCAGGGCCTCAAGGCGTACCCCGGTATCCAGGTGCTCGCCCAGCAGCCCGCGGACTTCGACCGCACCAAGGGCCTCGACGTGATGTCGAACCTGCTCCAGGCCCACCCGGACGTGCAGGGCGTGATCGCCGCCAACGACGAGATGGCGCTCGGCGCGGTCAAGGCGCTCGGCTCCAAGGCCGGTACGTCGGTGCAGGTGGTCGGCTTCGACGGCACCCCGGACGGGCTGACGGCCGTGAAGAACGGCACGCTGTACGCCTCCGTCGCGCAGCAGCCCAGCCAGCTCGGCCGGATTGCCGTGGACAACGCGCTCAAGGCGGTCCAGGGCAAGCAGGTCGCGCCGACGGTGAAGGTGCCGGTGAAGGTGGTAACGAAGGAGAACGTGGCCGGGTTCAGCGGCTGA
- a CDS encoding ribokinase: protein MYDYDLLVVGSANADLVIGVERRPAAGETVLGSDLAVHPGGKGANQAVAAARLGARTALLARVGDDAHGRLLLDSLRAAGVDPAGVLAGGAPTGVALITVDPSGDNSIVVSPGANGRLTPDDVRAAAPLVGSARVVSAQLEIPLESVVEAVRHLAPDSRFVLNPSPPRPLPQELLDACDPLIVNEHEAKVILGGDGAGDAPEDWARALLARGPRSVVVTLGGEGALVASAQGVSRVPSVRVEAVDTTGAGDAFTAALAWRLGAGASLPEAAAYAARVGAAAVTRRGAQESYPTAAEVDALGPAVARGGSR from the coding sequence ATGTACGACTACGACCTGCTGGTCGTGGGGTCGGCCAACGCCGACCTGGTGATCGGCGTCGAGCGGCGGCCCGCGGCCGGGGAGACGGTGCTCGGCTCCGACCTGGCCGTCCACCCCGGCGGCAAGGGCGCCAACCAGGCGGTGGCCGCCGCCCGGCTCGGGGCCCGTACGGCCCTGCTGGCGCGGGTCGGCGACGACGCGCACGGCCGGCTGCTGCTGGACTCGCTGCGGGCGGCCGGTGTCGACCCGGCGGGTGTGCTGGCCGGGGGCGCCCCGACCGGGGTCGCGCTGATCACGGTGGACCCTTCCGGGGACAACAGCATCGTGGTCTCGCCGGGCGCCAACGGCCGGCTGACCCCGGACGACGTCCGCGCCGCCGCCCCGCTCGTCGGGTCGGCCCGGGTGGTGTCCGCGCAGCTGGAGATCCCGCTGGAGTCGGTCGTGGAGGCCGTACGGCATCTCGCGCCGGACAGCCGGTTCGTGCTGAACCCGTCGCCGCCGCGCCCGCTGCCGCAGGAACTGCTGGACGCCTGCGATCCGCTGATCGTCAACGAGCACGAGGCGAAGGTGATCCTGGGCGGGGACGGGGCGGGCGACGCCCCGGAGGACTGGGCGCGGGCGCTGCTCGCGCGCGGGCCGCGCTCGGTGGTGGTCACCCTCGGCGGCGAGGGCGCCCTGGTGGCGTCGGCGCAGGGGGTGTCCCGGGTGCCGTCGGTGCGGGTGGAGGCCGTGGACACGACGGGCGCGGGCGACGCCTTCACCGCGGCGCTGGCCTGGCGGCTCGGCGCGGGCGCCTCCCTGCCGGAGGCGGCGGCGTACGCGGCCCGGGTGGGCGCGGCGGCCGTGACCCGGCGGGGCGCGCAGGAGTCGTACCCGACGGCCGCCGAGGTCGACGCGCTCGGCCCCGCCGTCGCCCGGGGCGGCTCCCGGTGA
- the rbsD gene encoding D-ribose pyranase, with protein sequence MKKAGILNRHLAGALAELGHTDEVLVCDAGMPIPDGPRVVDLAFRAGVPSFAEVLDGLLAELVVEGATAAAESRGANPAAWALLEGRLPGLVLVPHERLKELSAGARLVVRTGEARPYANVLLRCGVFF encoded by the coding sequence GTGAAGAAGGCGGGCATCCTCAACCGGCATCTCGCCGGTGCGCTGGCCGAGCTGGGGCACACGGACGAGGTGCTGGTGTGCGACGCGGGCATGCCGATACCGGACGGGCCGCGCGTGGTCGACCTGGCGTTCCGCGCCGGGGTGCCGTCCTTCGCCGAGGTGCTGGACGGGCTGCTCGCGGAGCTGGTGGTGGAGGGCGCCACGGCGGCGGCCGAGTCACGCGGCGCCAATCCGGCGGCGTGGGCGCTGCTGGAGGGCCGCCTCCCCGGGCTCGTCCTGGTCCCGCACGAGCGGCTGAAGGAGCTGTCGGCGGGCGCGCGTCTGGTCGTACGGACCGGGGAGGCGCGGCCGTACGCCAACGTCCTGCTGCGCTGCGGGGTGTTCTTCTGA
- a CDS encoding sugar phosphate isomerase/epimerase family protein — protein MNPALGLDRFSVNQMTVRGLSLPELTDACARLGVPGVGLWREPVREYGVEAAAKLVRDAGLTVTTLCRGGFLTATDPVERAGALADNHAAIDEAAALGTDTLVLVSGGLPAGDRDLHGARERVADALAVLGPYAAERGVRLAVEPLHPMFAADRCVVSTLAQALDLAERFPAGQVGVAVDTYHIWWDDRAPEQIARAGAGGRIHTFQLADWTTPLPAGVLNGRGQLGDGSVDLRAWKRRVEAAGYTGFIEVELFNEELWARDGREVLAETAARFTEHVMRGSAS, from the coding sequence ATGAACCCCGCCCTGGGCCTGGACCGCTTCTCCGTCAACCAGATGACGGTCCGCGGGCTCTCCCTGCCCGAACTCACCGACGCCTGCGCCCGGCTGGGCGTGCCCGGCGTCGGCCTGTGGCGCGAACCGGTGCGCGAGTACGGCGTGGAGGCCGCCGCCAAGCTGGTCCGGGACGCCGGGCTGACCGTCACCACCCTGTGCCGGGGCGGCTTCCTGACCGCGACCGACCCCGTCGAGCGGGCCGGGGCGCTGGCCGACAACCACGCCGCGATCGACGAGGCCGCCGCGCTCGGCACCGACACCCTGGTCCTGGTCTCCGGCGGCCTGCCCGCCGGGGACCGGGACCTGCACGGCGCCCGCGAGCGCGTCGCCGACGCCCTCGCCGTCCTCGGCCCCTACGCGGCCGAACGCGGCGTACGCCTCGCCGTCGAGCCGCTGCACCCCATGTTCGCCGCCGACCGCTGCGTGGTCTCCACCCTCGCCCAGGCCCTGGACCTCGCCGAACGCTTCCCCGCCGGGCAGGTCGGCGTCGCCGTGGACACGTACCACATCTGGTGGGACGACCGGGCGCCCGAGCAGATCGCGCGCGCGGGCGCGGGCGGCCGTATCCACACCTTCCAGCTCGCCGACTGGACCACCCCGCTGCCCGCGGGCGTCCTCAACGGGCGCGGGCAGCTCGGCGACGGCTCCGTCGACCTGCGCGCCTGGAAGCGGCGCGTCGAGGCGGCCGGCTACACCGGCTTCATCGAGGTCGAACTCTTCAACGAGGAGCTGTGGGCGCGCGACGGCCGCGAGGTACTGGCGGAGACGGCGGCGCGGTTCACGGAACACGTGATGCGCGGCAGCGCGTCCTGA